One Saccharopolyspora erythraea NRRL 2338 genomic region harbors:
- a CDS encoding transglycosylase SLT domain-containing protein: MGISGEIAGLPGGGELAEQVRRIENSRPGEIRQIGTRWRESAGKTGESGQDLSLAVTGLDGAWGGASADAFVAYMGKLTGAFDTARQSVESSAAALDRAAQVVETAREAVNAIGERALADARRAEQDYQKAVRAAGDDEEAEKRAAQERDDTIRRAMRQHAGEARTKIAEANQGLGAVQGELSGAAAGMADVFSKLPKTGDESFTPAPGRKVDWDMIPPPPPATSNPQSTGPSGESGSGSGGSGSGGSGGSGGSGGGGGSDSGSGGGGGGAGGLGPSGGPPSGGPPPGNVEEWIREAIKILQANGIPVTEENIDEIWTIIEKESGGNPHAINNWDSNAAKGTPSKGLMQCIDPTFQSYKLPGHDDIYNPVDNIIAGVRYTFSRYGGFEGHPGLKSMSQGGGYRGY; this comes from the coding sequence ATGGGGATATCCGGGGAGATCGCGGGCCTGCCGGGCGGCGGCGAGCTCGCGGAGCAGGTGCGCAGGATCGAGAACAGCCGGCCGGGCGAGATCCGCCAGATCGGCACCAGGTGGCGCGAGTCGGCGGGCAAGACGGGCGAGAGCGGACAGGACCTCTCGCTCGCGGTCACCGGGCTGGACGGGGCGTGGGGCGGCGCCTCCGCCGACGCCTTCGTCGCCTACATGGGCAAGCTGACCGGCGCATTCGACACCGCGCGGCAGTCGGTGGAGAGCTCGGCGGCGGCGCTGGACCGCGCGGCGCAGGTCGTGGAGACAGCCAGGGAGGCGGTGAACGCGATCGGCGAGCGCGCGCTGGCCGATGCCAGGCGCGCCGAGCAGGACTACCAGAAGGCGGTCCGGGCCGCGGGCGACGATGAGGAAGCCGAGAAGCGGGCGGCGCAGGAGCGCGACGACACCATCAGGCGGGCCATGCGGCAGCATGCGGGCGAGGCACGCACCAAGATCGCCGAGGCCAACCAGGGGCTGGGTGCGGTGCAGGGTGAGCTGAGCGGTGCCGCGGCCGGGATGGCCGACGTCTTCTCGAAGCTGCCGAAGACAGGTGACGAGAGCTTCACCCCGGCGCCGGGCCGCAAGGTCGACTGGGACATGATCCCGCCTCCACCGCCCGCGACGTCCAACCCGCAGAGCACGGGTCCTTCGGGTGAGTCGGGTTCCGGCTCCGGCGGCTCCGGTTCAGGCGGTTCCGGTGGCTCGGGCGGATCCGGCGGAGGCGGCGGATCGGACTCCGGCTCCGGCGGTGGTGGTGGCGGAGCCGGTGGCCTCGGCCCGAGCGGTGGGCCGCCGAGCGGCGGACCGCCCCCGGGCAACGTGGAGGAATGGATCCGCGAGGCGATCAAGATCCTGCAGGCCAACGGCATCCCGGTGACCGAGGAGAACATCGACGAGATCTGGACGATCATCGAGAAGGAGTCCGGCGGAAACCCGCACGCCATCAACAACTGGGATTCCAACGCCGCCAAGGGCACGCCGTCCAAGGGCCTGATGCAGTGCATCGACCCGACCTTCCAGTCGTACAAGCTGCCCGGCCACGACGACATCTACAACCCGGTGGACAACATCATCGCCGGTGTCCGCTACACCTTCTCCCGCTACGGCGGCTTCGAAGGCCACCCGGGGCTGAAGTCGATGTCGCAGGGCGGCGGCTACCGGGGCTACTGA
- the purD gene encoding phosphoribosylamine--glycine ligase, with the protein MRILVIGAGGREHAIVLALSRDPSVTALACAPGNAGTAALAESYGVDVAKPAEVAELARKWAADLVVFGPETPLVAGAADAVRAAGIACFGPSKAAARIEGSKAFAKDVMLAAGVPTAHSEIVDNPAKLDAALHRFGPTWVVKDDGLAGGKGVLVSSDFDAARAHALTLLDDGHPVLLESFLDGPEASLFCFVDGTTVVPLLPAQDFKRVGDGDHGPNTGGMGAYAPLPWAPDDLVETVVRTVVQPTVDELAERGTPFSGLLYAGLALTSTGPQVIEFNCRFGDPETQAVLSLLRTPLASVFDAVARGELAGLPPLEWEPGCAVTVVIAAEGYPGRPRVDDVINGGDGRGVLHSGTRRREDGAVLSAGGRVLSVVATGDDLESAREEAYRRVAGVHLPGSHHRTDIALRAARGEVAVPTA; encoded by the coding sequence GTGCGAATCCTCGTGATTGGTGCCGGCGGCCGGGAGCACGCGATCGTGCTGGCGTTGTCCCGCGACCCGTCGGTGACCGCGCTGGCCTGCGCTCCGGGCAACGCCGGGACCGCCGCGCTGGCGGAATCCTATGGTGTGGACGTCGCCAAGCCCGCCGAGGTCGCGGAGCTGGCCAGGAAGTGGGCCGCCGACCTGGTCGTGTTCGGCCCGGAGACGCCGCTGGTCGCCGGGGCGGCCGACGCGGTGCGCGCCGCGGGCATCGCCTGCTTCGGGCCGTCGAAGGCGGCCGCGCGGATCGAGGGCTCCAAGGCCTTCGCCAAGGACGTGATGCTCGCCGCCGGGGTGCCCACCGCGCACAGCGAGATCGTGGACAACCCCGCCAAGCTCGACGCCGCCCTGCACCGCTTCGGGCCGACCTGGGTCGTCAAGGACGACGGACTGGCCGGGGGCAAGGGCGTGCTGGTCTCCTCCGACTTCGACGCGGCCCGCGCGCACGCGCTGACGCTGCTCGACGACGGGCACCCGGTGCTGCTGGAGTCGTTCCTGGACGGTCCGGAGGCGTCGCTGTTCTGCTTCGTCGACGGCACGACCGTGGTGCCGCTGCTGCCCGCGCAGGACTTCAAGCGGGTCGGCGACGGCGACCACGGCCCCAACACCGGCGGCATGGGTGCCTACGCCCCGCTGCCGTGGGCCCCCGACGACCTGGTCGAGACCGTCGTGCGCACCGTCGTGCAGCCGACGGTCGACGAGCTGGCCGAGCGCGGCACCCCCTTCTCCGGGCTGCTCTACGCGGGTCTGGCGCTGACCTCCACCGGACCGCAGGTGATCGAGTTCAACTGCCGGTTCGGCGACCCCGAGACCCAGGCGGTGCTCTCGCTGCTGCGCACGCCGCTGGCGTCGGTGTTCGACGCGGTCGCCCGCGGCGAGCTGGCAGGCCTGCCGCCGCTGGAGTGGGAGCCGGGTTGCGCGGTGACCGTCGTCATCGCCGCCGAGGGCTACCCCGGCCGCCCGCGGGTGGACGACGTGATCAACGGCGGCGACGGCCGGGGCGTGCTGCACTCCGGCACCCGCAGGCGCGAGGACGGTGCGGTGCTCTCGGCCGGTGGCCGGGTGCTCTCGGTCGTGGCGACCGGCGACGACCTGGAGTCCGCCCGCGAGGAGGCGTACCGGCGCGTCGCCGGCGTGCACCTGCCCGGATCGCACCACCGCACCGACATCGCGCTGCGCGCCGCGCGCGGCGAAGTCGCCGTGCCCACAGCCTGA
- a CDS encoding glycerophosphodiester phosphodiesterase, translating to MIRARLTALAVAGAAVLGTVVQLPASAAPSQPGDRIEVFGHRGASGYRPEHTLASYELAARMGADYIEPDLVPTKDGVLVSRHENEISGTTDVARRPEFADRRTTKVIDGQELTGWFTEDFTLAELKTLRAVERIPDIRPNNTVYDGRWQVPTFQEVLDLRARLSKELGREIGVAPETKHPSYFARIGLPLEPGVVQTLDRNGLNKRQAKVVVQSFEVGNLKRLDESLEVGLVQLISNSGAPQDFVEAGDPRTYADLVKPEGLREIAGYADVIGPDTKVVLPVDDQGRLTEPTTVVADAHAAGLQVVPYTVRAENHFLPADFRSSDVPSAYGDVFGFYAALFAQDIDGIFADHPDTAVIARDEHAGR from the coding sequence ATGATCCGGGCACGTCTGACGGCGCTGGCCGTCGCGGGAGCCGCGGTGCTGGGCACGGTGGTCCAGCTTCCCGCGAGCGCGGCCCCCTCCCAGCCGGGCGACCGCATCGAGGTCTTCGGGCACCGCGGCGCCTCCGGGTACCGCCCCGAGCACACCCTCGCCTCCTACGAGCTGGCGGCCCGGATGGGCGCCGACTACATCGAGCCCGACCTGGTGCCCACCAAGGACGGCGTGCTGGTGTCCCGGCACGAGAACGAGATCAGCGGCACCACCGACGTCGCCCGGCGCCCGGAGTTCGCCGACCGCCGGACCACCAAGGTCATCGACGGCCAGGAGCTGACCGGCTGGTTCACCGAGGACTTCACGCTGGCGGAGCTCAAGACGCTGCGCGCCGTCGAGCGCATCCCCGACATCCGCCCCAACAACACCGTCTACGACGGCCGCTGGCAGGTGCCCACGTTCCAGGAGGTGCTGGACCTGCGGGCCCGGCTGTCCAAGGAGCTGGGCCGCGAGATCGGCGTCGCGCCCGAGACCAAGCACCCCAGCTACTTCGCCCGAATCGGCCTGCCGCTGGAGCCGGGCGTGGTGCAGACCCTCGACCGCAACGGGCTGAACAAGCGGCAGGCGAAGGTCGTGGTGCAGTCCTTCGAGGTGGGCAACCTCAAGCGGCTCGACGAGTCGCTGGAGGTGGGGCTGGTCCAGCTCATCAGCAACAGCGGCGCGCCGCAGGACTTCGTCGAGGCCGGGGACCCGCGCACCTACGCCGACCTGGTCAAGCCCGAGGGGCTGCGGGAGATCGCGGGCTACGCCGACGTCATCGGCCCGGACACCAAGGTGGTCCTGCCGGTCGACGACCAGGGCCGGCTCACCGAGCCGACCACCGTCGTCGCCGACGCCCACGCGGCGGGCCTGCAGGTCGTGCCGTACACGGTGCGCGCCGAGAACCACTTCCTGCCCGCGGACTTCCGCTCCTCGGACGTGCCGTCGGCCTACGGCGACGTGTTCGGCTTCTACGCCGCGCTGTTCGCCCAGGACATCGACGGCATCTTCGCCGACCACCCGGACACCGCCGTCATCGCGCGCGACGAGCACGCCGGGCGCTGA
- a CDS encoding Na+/H+ antiporter encodes MAQLLLVLIGALLVTALARSREIAAPLLLVLTGLVVSLIPGTEDFRIDPELLLTAVLPPLLYAAALGSSYTNFRSRIRPIAYHGVIQVVVTALLVGWLAFVLIPDLPLAPALVLGAVIAPPDAVTASAIGRQLHLPRALMTILGGESLINDAAALTLYRMAMVAVVSTAPTLAEDLRVFGQAVVVGVAVGLLFGVLAHAARTRVPDVQVATLLGVLVPFSAYLLAEQFGGSGVLAVVAAGLYVGHDQPRARAAGRLQEHTVWESINLLLESLVFAYIGLQLSDVIAQVVSTGRDIRWVVLAALLILFATIAFRVVWMYTSNYLPGLSHLLRSGEPRGTWRRSAVLAWTGMRGVVTLAAAGAIPETTASGAPFPARETVQFIAFVVTVGTILIQGTTLPWLIRRLGVADPREAEDDDRSEAEARRIATGAALAHLGRLGPRDLRCDQERFDRVLPRIRKMLEHQGMLAADQVGQTPDEREDTTRQVFTDLRRELLEVQRAAMADERDAGRLDDEVLRRVLRELDLQEAALENSWRNR; translated from the coding sequence GTGGCCCAACTGCTGCTGGTCCTGATCGGGGCGTTGCTGGTCACCGCCCTCGCGCGCAGCCGGGAGATCGCCGCACCGCTGCTGCTGGTGCTCACCGGGCTCGTGGTGTCGCTGATCCCGGGGACCGAGGACTTCCGCATCGACCCGGAGCTGCTGCTGACCGCGGTCCTGCCGCCGCTGCTCTACGCCGCCGCGCTGGGCAGCTCCTACACCAACTTCCGCTCGCGCATCCGGCCGATCGCCTACCACGGCGTGATCCAGGTCGTGGTGACCGCGTTGCTCGTCGGCTGGCTCGCCTTCGTCCTCATCCCCGACCTGCCGCTGGCCCCGGCGCTGGTGCTCGGAGCGGTGATCGCGCCACCGGACGCGGTGACGGCCTCTGCGATCGGCAGGCAGCTCCACCTGCCCCGGGCACTGATGACGATCCTCGGCGGCGAAAGCCTGATCAACGACGCCGCCGCCCTCACGCTGTACCGGATGGCGATGGTCGCGGTCGTCAGCACCGCGCCGACGCTCGCCGAGGACCTGCGGGTCTTCGGCCAGGCCGTGGTCGTCGGCGTCGCGGTCGGGCTGCTGTTCGGCGTGCTCGCGCACGCCGCGCGCACCCGGGTGCCCGACGTCCAGGTCGCCACGCTGCTGGGCGTGCTCGTGCCGTTCTCGGCGTATCTGCTCGCCGAGCAGTTCGGGGGTTCCGGGGTGCTGGCCGTGGTCGCCGCGGGCCTCTACGTCGGGCACGACCAGCCGCGCGCCCGCGCGGCCGGGCGCCTCCAGGAGCACACGGTCTGGGAGTCGATCAACCTGCTGCTGGAGAGCCTGGTCTTCGCCTACATCGGCCTGCAGCTCAGCGACGTCATCGCCCAGGTCGTGTCGACCGGGCGCGACATCCGGTGGGTGGTGCTTGCGGCCCTGCTGATCCTGTTCGCGACGATCGCCTTCCGCGTCGTCTGGATGTACACGTCGAACTACCTGCCCGGCCTGTCGCACCTGCTGCGCTCGGGCGAGCCCCGCGGCACGTGGCGGCGCAGCGCGGTGCTGGCGTGGACGGGCATGCGCGGCGTGGTCACCCTGGCCGCGGCGGGCGCCATCCCGGAGACGACGGCCAGCGGGGCGCCGTTCCCGGCGCGGGAGACGGTCCAGTTCATCGCCTTCGTCGTCACGGTCGGGACGATCCTCATCCAGGGCACGACGCTGCCGTGGCTGATCCGCAGGCTCGGCGTCGCCGACCCGCGCGAGGCCGAGGACGACGACCGGTCGGAGGCGGAGGCGAGGCGGATCGCCACCGGTGCCGCGCTGGCCCACCTCGGCCGGCTCGGCCCCCGCGACCTGCGCTGCGACCAGGAGCGCTTCGACCGGGTGCTGCCGCGCATCCGGAAGATGCTGGAGCACCAGGGCATGCTCGCCGCCGACCAGGTCGGCCAGACCCCAGACGAGCGGGAGGACACCACCCGGCAGGTGTTCACCGACCTTCGCCGGGAGCTGCTGGAAGTCCAGCGGGCCGCCATGGCCGACGAACGCGACGCGGGTCGCCTCGACGACGAGGTCCTGCGCCGCGTCCTGCGCGAGCTGGACCTGCAGGAGGCCGCGCTGGAGAACTCCTGGCGCAACCGCTGA
- a CDS encoding DUF2637 domain-containing protein — protein sequence MSDQQNTSKSKGLWLSRAALGFVAMAAVMGWGASFVGLHAYGQDQMVGFSYWSAWLIPATFDGAAFGATLITYRASIHGRSAFRGRLLMWIFTAISSWINWIHQMTPEARIVAAGLPVAAVAVFDVVLAELRADYEERHGKRRLRLRPGLLLLRWLVDRGGTSVAFRRQVTDIPVSEIAGLGTSTTVSTESPAFVEPSRDVAPAVAPQGQPVRQQAVAAAEPAEAPTVAVAPAAPAARPVVAAEERERAVPSAPSAGEPQAVPHSAARATGAPEEPAAKADVPSADREPAKTAVDVHAPAQRYDRSAGKAAAEPAPAPAEAPEPLPETAADKAVEAAEPAPAKASDTATVEAAEGDAEKAAAAEDKAEGPSKSDADDTSSSEAGESATVQTDTAQKDTARKDEDPGEKTEVLPVVKPEQMTDQDKREAARRDYRRSLEDGQPLSGVALGRRYGFSERWGRTQIAAVRDERRSQEQAEEQEHGLVGADHA from the coding sequence TTGAGCGACCAGCAGAACACGAGCAAGAGCAAGGGCCTTTGGCTCTCCCGCGCGGCGCTGGGCTTCGTGGCGATGGCCGCGGTGATGGGATGGGGCGCCAGCTTCGTCGGCCTGCACGCCTACGGCCAGGACCAGATGGTCGGCTTCAGCTACTGGTCGGCCTGGCTGATCCCGGCGACCTTCGACGGCGCCGCCTTCGGCGCCACGCTGATCACCTACCGGGCCTCCATCCACGGCCGCAGCGCCTTCCGCGGCCGGCTGCTGATGTGGATCTTCACCGCGATCAGCTCGTGGATCAACTGGATCCACCAGATGACGCCGGAGGCGCGCATCGTCGCCGCCGGGCTCCCGGTCGCCGCGGTGGCGGTGTTCGACGTCGTGCTCGCCGAGCTGCGCGCCGACTACGAGGAGCGGCACGGCAAGCGCCGGCTGCGGCTGCGGCCCGGGCTCCTGCTGCTGCGGTGGCTGGTCGACCGCGGCGGCACGTCGGTGGCGTTCCGCAGGCAGGTCACCGACATCCCGGTCTCCGAGATCGCCGGGCTCGGCACGTCGACCACGGTCTCGACCGAGTCGCCGGCTTTCGTCGAGCCGTCGCGCGACGTCGCACCGGCGGTCGCGCCGCAGGGCCAACCGGTGCGGCAGCAGGCGGTGGCCGCGGCGGAACCGGCGGAGGCTCCGACGGTCGCGGTCGCACCGGCTGCGCCTGCCGCGCGGCCCGTGGTCGCGGCCGAGGAGCGGGAGCGCGCGGTGCCCTCCGCGCCGAGCGCGGGCGAGCCGCAGGCGGTCCCGCACAGCGCTGCCAGGGCGACCGGCGCGCCCGAGGAGCCCGCCGCGAAGGCCGATGTGCCCTCCGCCGACCGCGAGCCCGCGAAGACCGCCGTGGATGTCCACGCCCCGGCGCAGCGCTACGACAGGTCCGCGGGGAAGGCCGCGGCTGAGCCGGCACCGGCGCCCGCCGAGGCTCCCGAGCCGCTGCCGGAGACCGCGGCGGACAAGGCCGTGGAGGCCGCCGAGCCGGCTCCCGCGAAGGCGAGTGACACCGCCACCGTGGAGGCCGCCGAAGGCGACGCCGAGAAGGCAGCCGCCGCCGAGGACAAGGCCGAAGGCCCGTCGAAGAGCGACGCCGACGACACGTCCAGCAGCGAGGCCGGCGAGTCGGCGACCGTGCAGACGGACACCGCGCAGAAGGACACCGCCCGGAAGGACGAGGACCCGGGCGAGAAGACGGAGGTCCTGCCCGTCGTGAAGCCGGAGCAGATGACCGACCAGGACAAGCGCGAGGCCGCCCGCCGCGACTACCGCCGTTCCCTGGAGGACGGCCAGCCGCTGAGCGGGGTGGCGCTGGGACGCCGCTACGGCTTCTCCGAGCGCTGGGGCCGCACGCAGATCGCCGCGGTGCGCGACGAGCGCCGCAGCCAGGAGCAGGCGGAGGAGCAGGAGCACGGGCTGGTCGGCGCCGACCACGCCTGA
- a CDS encoding zinc-binding dehydrogenase — MRALLITPGTASGLSLGDTLDPVPAANEVLVDVEHVSLNYGEIGFARAPEAERGAVHGWDAAGVVARAAADGSGPAVGSRVVTFGGGGAWAQLRAVPVGELAVVPDDVSLAVASAVPVAGVTALRALRRSGPLLGRRVLVTGASGGVGRFAVQLAARGGAHVVAVSGRGAGLAELGAHEVVSSLDDVGPLDVVIDNVGGPQLVRAWELLEPGGVVQSIGWTSGEPAVFQPYSTVGPAKSLTAFQMGSDLSADLEYLTSLIAAGALTVDIGWRGSWLRYDEAAEALLGREVTGKAVLDVE, encoded by the coding sequence ATGCGCGCACTCCTGATCACGCCGGGCACCGCGTCCGGCCTGTCCCTCGGCGACACCCTGGATCCGGTGCCCGCCGCGAACGAGGTGCTGGTCGACGTCGAGCACGTGTCGCTGAACTACGGCGAGATCGGTTTCGCGCGGGCGCCGGAGGCCGAGCGCGGCGCGGTGCACGGCTGGGACGCCGCGGGTGTCGTCGCGCGGGCGGCCGCCGACGGCTCCGGCCCGGCCGTCGGTTCCCGGGTGGTGACCTTCGGCGGCGGCGGGGCGTGGGCGCAGCTGCGCGCGGTCCCGGTCGGCGAGCTGGCCGTGGTGCCCGACGACGTGTCGCTCGCGGTGGCCTCCGCCGTCCCGGTCGCGGGCGTGACGGCGCTGCGCGCCCTGCGGCGCTCTGGCCCGTTGCTGGGGCGTCGCGTGCTGGTGACGGGCGCGTCGGGCGGTGTCGGACGGTTCGCGGTGCAGCTGGCGGCGCGGGGTGGCGCGCACGTGGTCGCGGTCTCCGGCCGCGGGGCGGGCCTTGCCGAGCTGGGCGCGCACGAGGTGGTGAGCAGCCTCGACGACGTGGGGCCGCTCGACGTGGTGATCGACAACGTGGGCGGGCCGCAGCTCGTGCGGGCGTGGGAGTTGTTGGAGCCGGGCGGTGTGGTGCAGAGCATCGGCTGGACCTCCGGCGAGCCCGCGGTCTTCCAGCCCTACTCGACGGTAGGCCCCGCCAAGTCGCTCACGGCGTTCCAGATGGGTAGCGATCTGAGTGCGGATCTCGAATATCTGACCAGCCTGATCGCCGCGGGAGCGCTCACCGTGGACATCGGCTGGCGCGGTTCGTGGTTGCGCTACGACGAGGCGGCCGAGGCACTGCTCGGACGGGAAGTCACTGGCAAGGCCGTGCTCGACGTCGAGTGA
- a CDS encoding adenylosuccinate synthase, whose protein sequence is MPAIVLIGAQWGDEGKGKATDLLGEQAQWVVRYQGGNNAGHTVVLPDGQDFALHLIPSGILTPGVTNVIGNGVVVDPGVLLDELAGLEARDIDTNRLLISADAHLIMPYHVAIDRVTERYLGKKQIGTTGRGIGPCYQDKIARVGVRVQDVLDEKILRQKVEAALDIKNQILVKVYNRRGLDVDEVVDTVLGQAEKFAGRIADTKLLINQALDRGETVLLEGSQGTLLDVDHGTYPFVTSSNPTSGGACAGSGIGPTRINGVVGILKAYTTRVGAGPFPTELTDDAGENLRKAGGEFGVTTGRSRRTGWFDAVIARYATRVNGITDYFLTKLDVLTGLQTIPVCVAYDVDGERVTEMPMTQTGVHHAVPVYEELPGWWEDVSGARSFEELPANAQAYVKRLEELSGARISAIGVGPGRDQTIVRHTMA, encoded by the coding sequence ATGCCGGCGATCGTGCTGATCGGAGCCCAGTGGGGCGACGAGGGCAAGGGCAAGGCGACCGACCTGCTCGGCGAGCAGGCGCAGTGGGTCGTGCGCTACCAGGGCGGCAACAACGCCGGCCACACCGTGGTGCTCCCGGACGGGCAGGACTTCGCGCTGCACCTCATCCCGTCGGGGATCCTCACCCCCGGTGTGACCAACGTGATCGGCAACGGCGTCGTGGTCGACCCCGGGGTGCTGCTCGACGAGCTGGCCGGGCTCGAGGCCCGCGACATCGACACCAACAGGCTGCTCATCTCCGCCGACGCGCACCTGATCATGCCCTACCACGTGGCCATCGACCGGGTCACCGAGCGCTACCTGGGCAAGAAGCAGATCGGCACCACCGGCCGCGGCATCGGGCCGTGCTACCAGGACAAGATCGCGCGGGTCGGCGTCCGGGTGCAGGACGTGCTCGACGAGAAGATCCTTCGGCAGAAGGTCGAGGCCGCACTCGACATCAAGAACCAGATCCTGGTCAAGGTCTACAACCGGCGCGGGCTGGACGTCGACGAGGTCGTGGACACCGTGCTCGGCCAGGCCGAGAAGTTCGCGGGCCGGATCGCCGACACCAAGCTGCTGATCAACCAGGCGCTGGACCGCGGTGAGACGGTGCTGCTGGAGGGCTCGCAGGGGACCCTGCTCGACGTCGACCACGGCACCTACCCGTTCGTCACCTCCTCCAACCCGACCTCGGGCGGCGCGTGCGCCGGGTCCGGCATCGGGCCGACCAGGATCAACGGCGTGGTCGGCATCCTCAAGGCCTACACCACCCGCGTCGGTGCCGGTCCGTTCCCGACCGAGCTCACCGACGACGCCGGGGAGAACCTGCGCAAGGCGGGCGGCGAGTTCGGCGTCACGACCGGGCGCTCGCGCCGCACCGGCTGGTTCGACGCCGTCATCGCCCGCTACGCGACCCGCGTCAACGGCATCACCGACTACTTCCTCACCAAGCTCGACGTGCTCACCGGGCTCCAGACCATCCCGGTCTGCGTGGCCTACGACGTCGACGGTGAGCGCGTGACCGAGATGCCGATGACCCAGACCGGCGTGCACCACGCGGTCCCGGTCTACGAGGAGCTGCCGGGCTGGTGGGAGGACGTCAGCGGCGCCCGCAGCTTCGAGGAGCTGCCCGCCAACGCCCAGGCGTACGTGAAGCGGCTGGAGGAGCTCTCCGGTGCCCGCATCTCGGCGATCGGCGTCGGCCCGGGCCGCGACCAGACCATCGTGCGACACACGATGGCGTGA
- a CDS encoding HNH endonuclease family protein, with product MTLHRSLRATLLALPLAGALTAGLAVPAGATPPGIPDASTAKSWLAELTVAPEGSMDGYDREKFPHWSEGADNCDTREAVLKRDGENVQTGSDCYPTSGTWNSPYDGGSWTKPSDVDIDHVVPLAAAWRSGAAQWTQQQREAFANDLDSPQLIAVTDNINQEKGDQTPDQWMPSKTDYHCTYASMWVASKHKYKLTITDSEKGALDTALGTC from the coding sequence ATGACACTCCACCGATCGCTGCGCGCCACGTTGCTCGCCCTGCCCCTCGCCGGTGCCCTCACCGCCGGGCTGGCCGTTCCGGCCGGGGCGACGCCGCCCGGAATCCCGGACGCATCCACCGCCAAGAGCTGGCTCGCCGAGCTGACCGTGGCCCCCGAAGGCTCCATGGACGGCTACGACCGCGAGAAGTTCCCGCACTGGAGCGAGGGCGCCGACAACTGCGACACCCGCGAGGCCGTGCTCAAGCGCGACGGCGAGAACGTCCAGACCGGCTCCGACTGCTACCCCACCTCCGGCACCTGGAACAGCCCCTACGACGGCGGCAGCTGGACCAAGCCCAGCGACGTCGACATCGACCACGTCGTCCCGCTGGCCGCCGCCTGGCGCTCCGGCGCCGCCCAGTGGACCCAGCAGCAGCGCGAGGCCTTCGCCAACGACCTCGACAGCCCGCAGCTGATCGCCGTCACCGACAACATCAACCAGGAGAAGGGCGATCAGACGCCCGACCAGTGGATGCCGTCCAAGACCGACTACCACTGCACCTACGCCTCGATGTGGGTGGCCTCCAAGCACAAGTACAAGCTCACCATCACCGACTCCGAGAAGGGCGCCCTCGACACCGCCCTCGGCACCTGCTGA
- a CDS encoding FUSC family protein has translation MPSVHRLREELSRRMRRLLRTGTPIVQCAVAAGLAWALAKNVIGHPQPFFAPIAAVISLGVSLGQRMRRALELVVGVSIGIGVGDILISVIGTGWWQIALVVALAMSTAVLLDSGGVIVLQAASSSVLVATLLPPASAGGLTRMIDAAVGGLVGFVVAALLPANPLTVAHRNGRVVLGALADALRGVAGAVARLDTAMASNVLAAARKSQRSVEEFRSALEAGREIARFAPIRWRRRGDLERYETAATPIDRALRNTRVLARRALAALQDGEPVPRPLPGLLEELAGAVVLLRDELASGVEPLQARETARAVARKSTVELLGEGDFSMQVVVLQVRSIAVDLLQATGLSRTEAISALPPLHPREEQRED, from the coding sequence ATGCCCAGTGTGCATCGACTGCGCGAGGAGCTCAGCCGCCGAATGCGCCGCCTGCTGCGCACCGGGACGCCGATCGTGCAGTGCGCGGTGGCTGCCGGGCTGGCGTGGGCGCTGGCCAAGAACGTGATCGGACACCCGCAGCCCTTCTTCGCGCCGATCGCCGCGGTGATCTCGCTGGGCGTCTCGCTGGGTCAGCGGATGCGCCGGGCGCTGGAGCTGGTGGTCGGGGTGAGCATCGGCATCGGGGTCGGCGACATCCTGATCTCGGTGATCGGCACCGGCTGGTGGCAGATCGCCCTGGTCGTCGCGCTGGCGATGAGCACGGCCGTGCTGCTCGACAGCGGCGGCGTGATCGTGCTCCAGGCCGCGTCCTCGTCGGTGCTGGTCGCCACGCTGCTGCCGCCGGCGTCGGCGGGCGGGCTGACGCGGATGATCGACGCGGCCGTCGGCGGCCTCGTCGGGTTCGTGGTGGCCGCGCTGCTGCCGGCCAACCCGCTCACGGTGGCCCACCGCAACGGACGCGTGGTGCTCGGCGCGCTGGCCGACGCGCTGCGCGGGGTCGCCGGGGCGGTGGCCCGGCTGGACACGGCGATGGCGTCCAACGTGCTGGCCGCGGCCCGCAAGAGCCAGCGCTCGGTGGAGGAGTTCCGCTCGGCGCTGGAGGCCGGGCGCGAGATCGCCCGGTTCGCGCCGATCCGCTGGCGGCGCCGCGGCGACCTGGAGCGCTACGAGACCGCGGCGACGCCGATAGACCGCGCGCTGCGCAACACGCGCGTGCTGGCCAGACGCGCGCTCGCGGCGTTGCAGGACGGCGAGCCGGTGCCGAGACCGCTGCCCGGTCTGCTGGAGGAGCTGGCGGGCGCGGTGGTGCTGCTGCGCGACGAGCTGGCCAGCGGCGTGGAACCGTTGCAGGCGCGGGAGACCGCCCGCGCGGTGGCCCGCAAGTCCACAGTGGAGCTGCTCGGCGAGGGCGACTTCTCGATGCAGGTGGTGGTCCTGCAGGTGCGGTCGATCGCGGTCGACCTGCTGCAGGCCACCGGGCTGAGCCGGACCGAGGCGATCTCCGCCCTGCCGCCCCTGCACCCGCGGGAGGAGCAGAGGGAGGACTGA